From the Fulvia fulva chromosome 2, complete sequence genome, one window contains:
- a CDS encoding Cytochrome P450 monooxygenase yanH: MAGTTVTLVGGLLLAFLAQKVWTIFYNFFLHPLAKFPGPPDVATGWYMCWQEVFKGRNRSDLLRELHAKHGDVVRVGPNELHFARPTAYHEIYSPSNKWDKEETVYHSFGEDRSSFGFLTYREAKQRKDVLAPLFSKCAALDLQGLVKKNIDRLCSAFTAENAKGKSSDLHFGLKCFTMDTIMQYCFAKDTHATEVPDFKDPMVVAMDASLEGFVVFRHFELVRKMVFAMPGWLAKLTNPVQGGRVDLMAMMWTQVQEVVRTPDTLQKTSHEIVYHRLLDPEANKVTGVPEPGSLFEEALALFFGAVDSSANTFVLGTYRILQNEEILRKLKEELRAAWPDPKVIPDAEDLEKLPYLTAVIKESLRIAPSVAAPLPRIVPPTGATISGKHIPGGTIVGQSIGFVHNSAEVFPTPTHFDPDRWLQPNSALLEKWLVAFSKGPRACLGQNLAMSELYFAFATLFRRFDVKLDGTREEDLKWRDCFLPHFGGKHLRAFCTPVVS, encoded by the exons ATGGCGGGCACGACCGTGACTCTCGTCGGCGGCCTGCTCCTCGCCTTCCTCGCTCAGAAAGTTTGGACCATCTTTTACAACTTCTTCCTTCATCCTTTAGCCAAGTTTCCCGGACCTCCAGATGTTGCCACAGGATGGTACATGTGCTGGCAGGAAGTGTTCAAGGGGCGGAATAGGAGTGACTTGTTGAGGGAGTTGCACGCGAAACACGGAGATGTTGTGAGGGTTGGCCCAAATGAG CTCCATTTCGCCCGCCCCACCGCCTACCACGAAATCTACAGCCCCTCCAACAAATGGGACAAAGAAGAAACCGTCTACCACTCCTTCGGCGAAGACCGCAGCTCCTTCGGCTTCCTAACCTACCGCGAAGCAAAACAACGCAAAGACGTCCTGGCCCCCCTCTTCTCCAAATGCGCAGCCCTCGACCTCCAAGGCCTCGTGAAGAAGAATATCGACCGCCTCTGCTCAGCCTTCACGGCCGAGAACGCCAAAGGCAAGAGCTCCGATCTTCATTTCGGCTTGAAATGTTTCACGATGGATACGATTATGCAGTACTGCTTCGCGAAAGATACCCACGCCACCGAAGTGCCCGATTTCAAGGATCCCATGGTCGTGGCGATGGATGCTAGTTTGGAGGGGTTTGTGGTGTTTAGGCATTTTGAGCTTGTGAGGAAGATGGTGTTTGCCATGCCCGGGTGGTTGGCGAAATTGACGAATCCCGTGCAAGGTGGGCGCGTGGATTTGATGGCCATGATGTGGACGCAGGTGCAGGAGGTGGTGAGGACTCCTGACACGCTGCAGAAGACGAGTCATGAGATTGTGTATCATCGCCTACTGGATCCGGAGGCTAATAAGGTCACTGGTGTGCCTGAGCCGGGGAGTCTGTTCGAAGAGGCGTTGGCGTTGTTCTTCGGGGCGGTGGACTCGAGTGCTAATACCTTCGTGCTGGGGACGTATCGGATATTGCAGAATGAGGAGATTCTGAGGAAGTTGAAAGAGGAGCTTCGCGCTGCCTGGCCAGACCCGAAAGTCATCCCCGATGCAGAGGATCTAGAGAAACTGCCATACCTTACCGCCGTCATCAAAGAAAGCCTCCGCATCGCCCCGAGCGTCGCAGCGCCGCTACCACGCATCGTTCCACCTACCGGCGCAACCATCAGCGGCAAGCATATTCCAGGCGGCACCATTGTCGGGCAGAGCATCGGTTTCGTTCACAACTCGGCGGAAGTCTTTCCAACCCCCACGCATTTTGACCCAGACCGCTGGCTCCAACCAAACTCAGCCTTACTCGAGAAATGGCTCGTCGCCTTCTCCAAAGGTCCCCGAGCATGTCTGGGTCAGAATCTAGCGATGAGCGAGCTGTACTTTGCTTTCGCGACGCTTTTCCGACGTTTCGATGTGAAGCTCGATGGTACGAGGGAGGAAGATTTGAAGTGGAGGGATTGCTTTTTGCCGCATTTTGGGGGCAAACATTTGAGAGCCTTTTGCACGCCGGTCGTGAGCTGA
- a CDS encoding 54S ribosomal protein L10, mitochondrial, giving the protein MPPRLQLLRRAVVTIPTAQTYQPIAPFLYPFLSQQRSASILSSLSDNKGAYNKKIKRGRGPASGKGKTSGRGHKGQKQHGKVPAGFNGGQTPDWVVSGKRGFENHFSVDMTKVNLNRIQYWIDKGRLDPTQPITLKELNASRCTHGIKDGIKLLARGKEELTTPINIVVSRASAEAINAVEQLGGTVTTRYYTNFAIQKILRGEMDPVHSLQSHITKSAGSSEGAEEAAEAMEQERLQYRYRLPDPTSRKALEYYRDSAHRGYLSHMVEEGHGPSLYFKTPGMSKSSGKKASGGKQKTSAQKSENRLW; this is encoded by the exons ATGCCTCCACGACTACAGCTCCTCCGACGCGCCGTCGTCACTATACCGACTGCGCAAACATACCAACCCATCGCGCCGTTCCTATACCCCTTCCTGAGCCAACAGCGCTCCGCATCAATCTTGTCCTCCTTGTCGGATAATAAGGGCGCTTACAACAAGAAGATCAAGCGCGGTCGAGGACCCGCAAGCGGCAAGGGAAAAACATCTGGTCGTGGCCACAAAGGTCAAAAGCAGCATGGCAAAGTGCCAGCGGGATTCAATGGTGGTCAGACACCAGACTGGGTGGTGTCCGGAAAGAGAGGTTTTGAGAACCA CTTCTCCGTGGATATGACCAAGGTCAATCTGAATCGAATACAATACTGGATCGACAAGGGCCGCTTGGACCCAACACAGCCCATCACACTGAAGGAATTGAACGCTTCACGGTGTACACATGGTATCAAGGATGGCATCAAGCTGCTGGCGCGTGGGAAAGAGGAGCTTACGACGCCCATCAACATCGTAGTCTCCCGCGCATCGGCTGAGGCTATCAATGCGGTCGAACAGCTTGGCGGCACGGTCACCACGCGATACTACACCAACTTCGCCATTCAGAAGATACTGAGGGGAGAGATGGACCCAGTACACAGTCTTCAGTCACACATAACAAAGTCCGCAGGGTCATCTGAAGGTGCTGAGGAGGCAGCAGAAGCGATGGAGCAAGAACGATTACAGTATCGGTACAGGTTACCAGATCCTACTAGCAGAAAAGCCCTGGAGTATTACCGCGACTCTGCACACAGAGGTTACCTGAGCCACATGGTAGAGGAGGGCCATGGGCCAAGTTTGTACTTCAAGACCCCCGGTATGAGTAAGTCGAGCGGCAAGAAGGCATCGGGCGGGAAGCAGAAGACGTCAGCACAGAAATCGGAGAACAGGCTGTGGTAG